A stretch of DNA from Alicyclobacillus acidocaldarius subsp. acidocaldarius Tc-4-1:
CGATTCGTCCGCCAGTTCCTGACCGAGCTTTTCGAGCTGAAATTCCGCCTTGTCGAGCTGCTCCCGGCAAAACTTCACCAGCCGCATCGACTCCTCGTACGCCCGGATCGACGCGTCGAGAGGCAGATCCCCCGCCTCGAGCTGGCGCACGATTTCCTCCAGCCTCCGCATGGCTTGTTCAAAGGTCCAATCGGAGCTGTTCCACTCGGCCGCCCGCGCCTCCTCCACGGCCCTTCACCTCCGCTTCCACGGTGCCGTCGTGCATTCGAATTCCAATGCGCTTGCCTGGGCTGAGCGATTGGGCCGAGGTGAGAACAGATCGCCCATCCTCGTCAAGAATCACGCCGTATCCGCGCCGTAACACGGCCAACGGATTCAGTGCCTCGAGCTTGCCAATGACGCCCTCGAGTTTCCGGCTCTGCACGAGCAACTGGCGTTCGGTAAGCGAACGCACCTGGTGCTCGAGGCGCATGAGGTCTCGCCTGCGGCCCTGAATCGCCCCGCCCAGCGGCACGCGCTGAAGCCTTCGCTCCAGATCGGCCAGCGCTCGACGGCGCAACCCAATGGGTCGGCGCTGGGCCTCACGCACGCGCGTTTCCATGTAGTCGACGAGCTGGCGTCTCACCGCAATGATCCGCGTCGGGTCCCGAAGCGCGGGCCTCCCCGCCAGATCCAACAGACGCTCTCGCCCCCAACTGACCTTGACCAACGCCGCCTTCCGCGCCCTGGCCGACGCCTGCTCCAAGTACGCCCGAAGCTCAGCTTGATGCGGACACACGAGCTCTGCAGCCGCCGTAGGAGTCGCGGCTCGGACGTCCGCCGCGAAATCGCACAGGGTCACGTCGGTCTCGTGCCCGACAGCTGAGACCACGGGCACGGGCGATCGCGCCACAGCCCGCACCACCATCTCCTCGTTGAACGGCCAAAGCTCCTCCAATGAGCCGCCGCCACGCCCTACGATGATCACGTCCACCCTCGGCTCGAGGGCGTACAAAATCTCGAGCGCGCGTACAATCGTGGGCGCCGCGTCAGGGCCCTGCACCTGCGCCGGCGCGAGGATGACCCGAGCGAGCGGATACCGTCGTTCGATGGTCGTGCAAATGTCTCGAATCACCGCGCCTGTGGGACTGGTAACAACTCCCACGCGCAGTGGAAACCGAGGGAGAGGCCGCTTCCGCTCCGGAGCAAACAACCCCTCTTGGGCGAGCCGCTGTCGAAGCTGTTCGTAGCGGACGTACAGGGCGCCCAATCCATCGGGCTCAAGATCCTCTACATAGAGCTGATACTGGCCATCCCGCTCGAAGACGCCCACGGAGCCGAATGCGATCACCCGCATCCCATCTTCAGGCTGGAATTGGAGACGGCGGTTCCGGCTGCTGAACATGACCGCTCGGATCCGGCTCGTCTCGTCCTTAAGCGTAAAATACATGTGGCCACTTGGGTGGTGTTTGAAATTCGAGATCTCCCCGACCACGCGACACTGGATGAGTCTCGGATCCGACTCCAAACGCTCCTTGATGCGCCGATTGAGTTCGGTGACGGTGACCACCGCTTCCGCCTCGGCCGCCGGTCGCGTCAGCGCGTTCATCCTCGTTCTCCTCCTCGCCGCATGGCGCATAGATCGACAGCGTTCTGAGCCACCATCGCAACCGTCATGGGACCCACGCCGCCCGGAACCGGCGTGAACCACGAGGCGCGCTCCCAAACACCGGGATCGACATCCCCTCGTAGGCCGTCCGCGGTGTACGTGAGCCCCACGTCGATCACGACCGCGCCCGGTTGGACCTCCTCTGCCCGAACGAGCCCCGGTGCGCCCGCCGCGCTCACGACGATGTCCGCCTGCCGCGTCCACAGCGCCACGGACCGCGTCTGTCGATGACATTGTACCACGGTCGCGCCGTGCGCCATGAACCACTGGGCAATGGGCCATCCCACCAGCGGACTGCGGCCAATCACGCACGCTACCTTGCCGCGCACGCCAATCTTGTGCTGAAGCAGAAGTTCCCCGACGCCCCGCGCCGTGCAAGGCCAAACGCGAGGGTGGCCATATGCCATCCGACCCAGGTTCTCGGGATGAAGCCCGTCCACATCCTTCTCTGGGTGTACATGCCTCAGGATCTCCCTCTCGTCCCACCCTTCCGGAAGCGGAAGTTGGACCAAGATGGCGTCCACCTCGTCGTCCTCGTTCAAGCGCTCAATCGCCGAACGCAGGGCCTCGGGTCCCTCGGCCGTTTGGAACGTGCGGATTTCGGCGATAAGCCCCGCTCCACGTGCGAAGCGAGCCTTTCGCCGCACGTGCCCGAGCGATACCTCGTCCGCCTCGGAGACCAACATGACGAGCTTCGGCAAGACGCCGCGCGACGCGAACTCTTCAACGCGCCGCCGGAGCTCTTCCTGTACTCGCTCAGCCGCTCGTTTCCCGTCCAACCGCTGCGCCATCCTACCCCATGCCTCCATCCACAAGACAGAAAGCGACAGGCTGTCCGCTCCGCGGAGCCGAACAGCCTGTCCGCCATCCTCAATGACCCAGGTTCGTCATGCTCGTGCTGTGACCCGGGAACAGCTTCGCTTTCGGGTCGATGTAGGTCTTAGCGTTGTTGACCGCTGTCGGCGCTTCGCCGAAGCCCGTCGCGATAAGCTTCAGCTTGCCGGGATAGGTGACGACATCTCCCGCCGCATACACGCCCGGAATGTTGGTTTCCATCTTGGAATTGACGACAATGTCGTTCTTCTCAATCTCAAGTCCCCACTCCTTGATGGGGCCAAGCGAAGCGTGAAACCCGAGCCCGCTCACGATGGCATCGACTTCGAGCTCTTCCTGTTGCTTGGTCTGGTTGTTGACGATCACGGCCTTTTCGACCCAATTTCCCCCTTGCACATCCACCAACTCATAGAACGTCTTCACGTGCACGCGCGACTCGAACAGTTTCCGGACGCTGTCCTCATGCGCTCTGAAGCCGTCTCGGCGATGGATGAGCGTGACCGACTCAGCGACCTCCTCGAGCATCAGCGCATAGTCCACAGCTGTGTCACCGCCGCCGATGACGAGCACCCGCTTGCCGCGATAGTGGTCGATCTTGTCAATGTAATAAGCCACCCCACGGCCTTCGAAGTGCTTGGCGGACTCCGCCGGAAGCGGCCTCGGCGTGAAGGCGCCGATGCCCGCGCAGATGATCACCGCCTTGCCCACGTGCACCGACTGATTGGTATGCAGTTCAAACAGCCCATCTTCGCGCTTGACGAGCCGCTCGACGGACTCGTTCAAATGGACGCCCGGCTTGAACGTCATCGCCTGCTCGATCAGCTGATCGACGAGATCGCGCGCGCGAATTTTCGGAAATCCAGCGACGTCGTAAATGTACTTTTCGGGGTACAGCATGGCAAGTTGTCCGCCCAATTGCGGTAAACTATCAATAATTTTACAAGAACAATTGCGCAATCCTGCGTAAAACGCCGCGAAAAGGCCGGTCGGGCCACCCCCGATGATCAACATATCTGTGACATTCTCTTGAACCTGTACGTTCTCCGACAACGCAGAACCTCCTTTGTTCACGACACTACGGGCCCCATTATAGCAAGATAGGTCCGAAAAGACTATCAATGCCCATGTGCTTTGTCGACAATTTTCTGTTCGAGATTTTTGCAGAAGGAATTAGGGCGCGCGCTCGCGCCAGTATCCGATAGTCGCCACGCCGAGCGCGTTGTCCCTCGCGAACTCCGATGGAGCAAAGACCACGCGGATCCCGGGCACGCGCCGCTCCAGGCGCGAACGAAGGGCGGACTGGATAAACTGATTCGACGCTACGCCGCCCGCGATGAGGACATGCCGGGTGATTCCCGTATGTCGAACGGCATATTCAACAGCTTTCGCGACCGAGCGCGCGATGCACATCTCGACGGCACGCGCCACCTCTTGGGCCGGAGCACCAGCCTGCACGGCGCGCAGCGCCGCCGTCAGAGGCCCCGAAAAGCTCATACTCGCTCCGCGAACCGGCGATTTCAGCACCAATTCACCCGGGGAGGTACCGCACCGCCGCGCGAGCTGTTCGAGGTGTGGCCCGGCGGGAAAAGGGAGCCCCAGCGCGACACCGACGCGATCGACCAACTGCCCGGGATGTAGGTCCAGCGCCTCTCCGAGGCGGGTGATGGCGTACCCGGACGGTGTGCGGCGCGCGAGGACGACGTCACACGTGCCGCCCGACATGTGGACGGCGACAAATGGGGCGCCAGGCATCGGCGCGAAGTACTCCGCGGCGGCGAGATGGCCTTCCTGATGCGAAGTCCGCGTGAGCGGAATGCCGAGGCTTTGGGCCAGCGACGCGGCCACCGCGAGCCCACTTTGAAACACCGGCATGTACGAGGACGCCCACGGCCTTGGCCGCACGGAGACAGCGACGCGGCGCCACGCGGGCCGGATGCCCTCTGCCGTCAGCTGGTCCAACAGCTCGGCCATCACCGTGGGGAAGTTCTGCACATGCTGAAACGCGGCCTCGCTCTGGCGCAGGCCGCGTTCTCCGGGCGGCACGCGCAGCGGTCTCCGAGCCTCGGCTACCATCCGCCCAAGGACGGCGTCCACTGCGCACACAGAAGTCGTATAGTTGCTCGTATCCACGCCTAGCACGAGAGCTGTTTCACGCGCCATCTTCGACGCCCTCCCGCGCCGCTTCGGCCGCGCTTGCTGTCCGCTTCTCCTGCCCCGCATCGCGCATATCCGCACGTCGCCGGTCCGCCACGGCGGGCAAAAGCTTGGCGAGCACGCCGTTCACGAACCGACCGGATTGCTCCGTCGCGAACGTTTTGGCAATCTCCACGGCCTCATCGATGGCGCTGGCAATGGGCAGTTCCGGCTCGAACAGCAATTCGTACGTGGCGAGGCGCAAAACGTTCCGCTCGACGCGCCCGAGGCGCTCGGGCGACCAGCGCTCCATGTGCCGGGCGAGCAACTCGTCAATCTCGTTCAGATGCCGACGCGTGCCATCGACGAGTTCCTCGATGTACGAGACGTCTTCCCCGGGAGCCAGGCCGCGTTCGGCCAATACGGAGGCTATTGCTTCCGCAGAGCCGAGATCGCCCTGGACATCGAGCACGCACAGCGCCTGCAGCGCGCACTCCCTTGCTTCATGTCGGGTCAATCGGCTTCACTCCGTCTATCGATCTGTCAACAGGCGTTCCAGGATGCGGCGCCAGGATTGATTTTCCTCCCAGACGCGCCCTCCGGCGTATCCAACCGCGGCGAGAACAAAGAGGAGCAGGACACGCCAAAACCCGAAGATCATCCACAGGATCCAAAACAAGATCCCGGCGGCAACCCCATGATATCTTCGCGGACGACTCCGAAACCAAAACCACGCTCTCTCGAGGCCGTTCATGCGCCACTCCACGCCTTGCCGACGTGCCCGTTCGGGGCAATTTCCGTGACGTGGACGATGACGCGTTCCACTTTGACGCCGGCCGTCCGCTCGACGTACTCCTTCACCGCCGCTTGGGCTTCACGGCTGAGCGCCGCAATGTCGATGTCGGGCAACACCTGCATCCGGCAGGCGATGAGAATGCCTTCGTGTCCCTGCCGCACGCGGGAGTCGAACGACTCGGCGCCTTTCAGCTGCGAACCCCGGCGGTTTGCCAGCTGGCGCAAGGTCTCATACGAGATGCGAATCTGGCCGTGATCGCCCGCCAACAGGACGGACTCGGTAGGACCGCCCGCGCCGCGGCGGCGGGAGCGGTAGAAGAGGAAGCGGATGGACAACAGCGCGCCGACCACGCCCACCACGAGGCACACGACGTTCCACGGCTGAACCGTGACTTCACTCGCAGCCCACGTGACCGAGATGACGCCCGCGCCGAGCAACGCGAGAAGCACGCCCAGCACGAGCCCCACGAGCGACAACAGGAACAAGAGGAATCGATCGCCGAAATTCATCCAATCCCTCCTGTCGAGCGCTCCTCCCTAGGGAGCGCCGCTCCAATCTGATCCGCATCTTGTGCGCGCTCCAATTCCGTCTGGAAGGCCACGCCCACCACGTGGACATGCACGGCGTTGACGCGCAGGCCCGTCATCGACTCGACGGACGATTTCACGTGCTCCTGGATCTGGTACCCGACCTCCGGAATGCTCACGCCGAACCGGAGTTGCACCCAGACGTCGATGGTGCACGAGCGCGCCGCCTCGTCATACTGAACCTTGACGCCTCTCGCCATATTTTTCTTCCTGTGATGGACTCGGTGATGCCTACGGCCAGCGAGCCGCTGGTGCCGATCACGCCGTCTACCTCGTTCGTCGCCACGCCTGCGATGATCTGCACGACTTCATCCGAAATGTGCACCGAACCGCGCTCAGTCAACTCGTACTCCATGTCGGCCATCTCCATCTTCCTCCCCAGCCCTTGTCGGGCTCCGCGTGAGAATGGAACGGAATGTTAACGTTCTTCGTCTAGAGTATTGGATTTTCCTCCAAAAATCGAGTCGATACGTCACCCTTTCGAAAACGCTCGTTCTGGAGGAGCGCCATATGAAAGGGAATGGTCGTCTGGATCCCCTCGATCTCATACTCGCTGAGCGCAGACAACATCCGGGCGATGGCCTGATCGCGCGTCGGCGCCCACACAATGAGCTTAGCCACCATGGAGTCGTAGTACGGCGGGATGGTGTAGCCCGGATAGCAGGCGGAATCCACGCGCACACCTGGGCCGGACGGCGCCAAATACGAGCGGATGGTCCCCGGCGAAGGCGCGAACTGGCGGTACGGGTCCTCCGCATTGATGCGGCATTCGATGGCGTGGCCTCGCAATACGATGTCCTCCTGCTTGACCGAGAGAGGTTCCCCTGCTGCCACCAGGATCATCTCGCGGACGAGATCGACACCGGTCACCCATTCGGTCACAGGGTGTTCGACCTGAATGCGCGTGTTCATCTCCATGAAGTAGAAATCGCCATCCGGCGTGTAGATNAACTCCACGGTGCCCGCGCCCACGTAGTCCACCGCCTGAGCCGCCCGCACCGCCGCGGGCTCCCCCATCTCCTGCCGCTTCTCTTCCGTCATGACGGGACATGGCGACTCTTCGACAAGCTTCTGAAGGCGGCGCTGCACAGAACAGTCGCGTTCTCCTAGGTGAATCACATTGCCGTGTCGGTCCGCGAGGATCTGAATCTCCACGTGGCGCATCCGCTCAATGTACTTTTCGATGTAGATGCCCGGGTTGCCGAACGACGCCTCGGCTTCCCTGCGGGCTTGGTCGTACGCCTTCCGGAGTTCCGGCTCGTCCCGCACCACTCGAATACCGCGGCCGCCGCCTCCCGCGGTGGCCTTGATGATCAAGGGGTAACCGATGGCGTTCGCGATGGCGAGGGCCTCGTCCAAGGACTCGACGAGACCTTCGCTCCCCGGAACCGTCGGCACACCGGCCCTGCGCATGGTCATCTTCGCTGTCGACTTATCGCCCATGAGCTCAATGGCCCGCGGGCTCGGCCCGATGAACGTGATTCCGCACGCCTCGCACGCCTCCGCAAAGTCGCTGTTCTCGGAAAGGAATCCGTATCCCGGATGCACCGCGTCGACCCCACACAGCGTCGCCACCGACATCACGCTGGGGATGTTGAGATAGCTCATCTTGGCGGGCGCTGGCCCAATGCAATACGCCTCGTCCGCCATTCGCACATGCAGCGCATCCCGATCCGCCGTCGAATAGATGGCCACCGTCTCGATCCCCAGTTCGCGGCATGCGCGGATCACGCGGACCGCGATCTCGCCGCGATTCGCGACCAACACGCGCTTAAACATCCACGGCTCTCCTTCACCCAGTCAGTTTTCGAACAGACACCCCGTCAGGTGCGGCGCACCTTGAATAGAGGCTGACCATACTCCACCAACTGTCCGTTTTCCGCCAAGATCTCGACGATCTCGCCCGAGACCTCGGCCTCGATCTCGTTCATCAGCTTCATCGCTTCAATGATGCACACGACCGTCTTCGGCCCGACTTGCGAGCCGACGTCCACGAAGGGAGGCGCATCCGGCGCCGGCGCCCGATAGAATGTGCCCACCATCGGCGACGTGATGACGTGCAGCGCCGGGTCCTCCGCCGCGGGAGCCGCGCTCCCCGATGGCTGCGCAGCGGATGGCGCGGGTGCGGCCTGAGCGGCAGGCATCGTCACCTGCGGCACCGTGTACGAGACCATCTCGGCCCGCTTCGCCAATCTCACCTTCCCGTCCTCAAACTCGAGTTCCAACTCGGTCAGCGTGCTGTCGTCCAGCAAGCGAATCAGCTCACGAATTTCTTGCATCGTCAGCAACCCATCGTCTCTCCCCGATCCGGATCTCCAAATCCATCTGACAAGGTCTTCACGAGTATACCACAGGGACGCCTACCGTTCTAGGGAATGGAAGAACGTAGAAGAGGCTGCCCTCGCGCCATCGCATACCGATGGCATCCGGGCCAGCCCCCTCGTGGCGTGGCAATGGAAAGAATTTTGGGGCAGCCCCTGCAGCGTCTGCGCGCCTGGGGCAGCCCCCACCACCGCTTGGGTTTAAGCGTGCGGTTTGACGGAAATGTTGAAGATCGACGTATCCAGCTGCTGACTCACGATGTTCATGATCTTCACGGCGTCGGCCTTCGAGAGATGATTCGTCTCGACATACACCGTGAACGTGGTCTGGTTCTTGTCCGGCGCGATGACAGCGTTTTTGTATCCCTCCGCGATCACGGCCTGCGTCGCTTGCTGCAAGCTGTTGTACAGCGCTTCTTCCTCGCCCAGCTGCTTTTGTGCCTCGGCGATCTGCGCCTGAGAGGCGTTGTTGTTTGCAATGATTGCCTGGTCGTTCGAGATTCTCTGGCTGATCTCGTTGTTCACGGAAGCCTGGAGCGCGTTGTACCAATTGTCCGCACTGGACACGCTCGACCCGGTGGTCGTCTGCGTTTGATTTGAGACCTGCGTCGCATTGGTGGGACTGGTCGTCACCGTGGGCGTCGTCGCGTTCGACGGGTTCGTGGATGTGGTGCTGGTCTGATTGTTCATCGTGTAGTAGCCAATCAGCATGAGGCTCAGCACCATCATCGTGGACAACCACACCGTCTGCCGTTTCACCATCGCATGCATCCTCCTAATCTCCGTCTAGTCACCCTTTTGAGGTTCGACAGTAATCTTATATGCGGGCACGTCCAACACATTCGTAATCGCGTCCACGATTTCTGTTTTCGCTTGGACAAAGTTTTCTGCATCCACCGTGACCAACACGCCCAGGACGCCGACGCCGCTCGAGCCCCCGCTGGCCAGTTGTCCGTTTTGCGCGAGGGTCACGAGCACCGACACGGCGTTCACCCCCGGGAGTTTTTCCAACATCGACTGCAACTCGTTTTCGTAGTAGGATGCGACGGACACCAGCCCCTGCGGCCCCTCGTCGCCGCCTGTGGCGTTCCACGGCCAGGTCGAGCCCATGACGCTGGTGTTGGCCGGCGCCCCTGAACTGACGGGCTGCGATCGCGCCGCGGGCCATAACCAACTGAACGCCAACAACACCACGCCGAGCGCTCCCAAGGCGACAAGCGCGCGCTGCTTCAGGAGAAGGTTCCAATTCATCGTGGCGCGTCTCCCTCGTCCACCACCGCGACCTGGTTCAGCCCGATGTCGAGTTGGGACGCGATGATCTGCCGGATCTCCGTCGCATCCGCCAGGCCCGTTGGCCGGATCCACACAGTAACTTCCATCTGATCGGTGCTCGTGGGGTGTTCGACGGTCACCTTGACCACCTCCGAACGGACGGGTTCTGGCAGAGACGCCTCGGCCCATTCCGCGAGATACGTGGCGGCGTCCTGATCCTCCGCCTGATGAAGAGCTTGCGCGTAATCTTGGGCAGCCCGGCTTTCTGCCTGTGCCGGGGCCGTGGTGGCGGTGTTTCCAAACAGCATGTCGGAGGCCCGGTTGGCTGCACTGTCCGCCCATCCTCCTCGAAGCGCCGGCAGGATAGGGCTCAACAACGCCACCAAGAGCGCCACCCCCACCACCATCCGGACATAGCGCACAAGCCTACCGGACGGCAGCATCATCTCCGCGATCCCGCCCATGAACGCAATCGCCACCACCTGCCTCAGCCATTCTCCCAACCCGCTCACGCTGTGATCACCGCCAGGTTGGCCGCTGCAAGCAGGATGCAGATGGCGAAGAAGAACATGAGCGCCACCGTGGCTACCGAGGCAAACACGAGCAGCATGGTCTTCCCAAGCGCCCCGAGGCAAGCGATGATGGGCGTCTCGCCCACCGGCTGCATCACGGCCGCTCCCGCCGAATACATCGCCGAGACCGCGAGGATTTTCAGCGCCGGAAACGCCGCGATGAGCGCGATCACGATAAGACCGGCGATCCCGACCGCGTTTTTGACGAGAAGAGAGGCGCCAAGCACGGTTTCAGCGGCGTCGGAGATGGCCTTGCCCACCACGGGCACAAACGTCCCGACGCCAAACTTCATCGTCCGAAGCGCCAGGCCATCCGCAATTCCACGCCCTGTCCCCTGCACCGCGGTCACGCCCACAAACACCACGAGGGCAAAGCTCAAGACGGCGAGTCCAGCTGTCCGCGCTAGGGATGCCAGCCGTGTCAGCGGATACCGTGGGGCCATCGACGACGCAAGCTCCAAAACAGCCGCTAAAAACACCAGTGGAAAGACGACGAGGAACACGACATTCGAGACGAAATGCACACAAAAGATGAGCATGGGCTGAAAAAACGCCGCCGACGCGAACGATCCGGACCCCGCAAGCAGCGCGATGGACACCGGCATGGTGGCCAGCATAAAGTGATTCATGGACTCGATGGCCTGTCGCGCCGATCCGAACGTTTCCAGGAGCGACCGAGTGACGAGGGCCGCAAGCACGAATGACACGACCATTTGGGCCACTTCGCCCACGGACTCTTCGGCAAAGGACGCCTGCATCATTCGGAGCAGTGCCGCGGCCACAGAAAGAATGAGAATGCCTCCGAAGAGGCCGAGATCGTCGACGACTTCCTGAAAAAAGTAGTGCATCAAGCCGGACACCATCCCATGAAAGGACGGACCGCCGTGCTCAAGCACTGACTGGATGAGTGACGGACCTTTGGTCTTCGGAAGAAATCCCCCGTATTGGGATTCGAGTTGGTGCCAATAGGCGTCAATGGCGTGCGTGTCGACGTGATCGAGCTCGCTCTGCGCCGTGTTTTGGAGGATTTGTTCGGCGGACTGTTCGGAAAACTGGGTCACCGATCCGTTCGCCGAATCGCCCCGCGCGCAAATAGGGAGCGCGACGAGGCTGACTAAGGACGTGAACAGCGCGATGATCAGGCGCCATCGGTTCCTCACAAGCCTCGCCCCTTCATGGAATCATCCGAACGATCACGTCGAGCACGTCCTTGAAGATGGGCAACGCCAAAAGCACAATCCCGATTTTTCCGGCGAGCTCGATCCGCCCGCCGAGCGCAGACTCGCCAGCGTCGCGGGCGATGTCCGCCGCGAACTCCACGACGTACGCGATACCGAGGATGCGGATGAGCGTCTGGAGAAACATGTGGTTCATGTGCGCCGCCGTCGTCAATTGCTGAAACGTGTCCAGCGCGCCCGAGATGGATCGCACCAACAACAGGAGAATCAGGACGCCCGCGAACAAGCTCACCAGCGTCGCGAAGGACGGCATTTGAGGTCGCAGAAGCGCTGCGAGCACCGTGGCGGTCAGGCCGATGCCGATGATTTGGACCATGTGCACGGGCGTCACCTACTGCAGCAGAAAGACGCTGGTGATTTCGTGATACAGGTGATCGACGTACCCAATCACAATCACGAACACGGCCACCAAGCCTGCCAGGGTGGCCCAGTGCGCGAAATCCTCTTTGCCACTCTGCTTCAATACGGTGTGAAAGATAGCCGCGATAAAGCCTACGGCGAAAATGCGAAACAGATCCCGAATCTCGGGCGACATCACGCATCCCCTCTTTTCGCGCACATTGCCTCGTGCCCGCTCACAGGAGCAGTAGGACGATGAACACCCCGGCCAACATACCCAGGTACGTCCACAGCCGCGCGCCCTGGTTCGCTTCGTCCTGCGCCGCCTGAATCGCTGCTTCCAGATCTGCGCGCGCCGCGAGAAAGGGCTGTTGCAGGTGATCGCGATCGGCTACGGCGATGGAGCGCAACAAGCGAAGGAACGGCTCCGCGTCCACATCCCGCAGGGTTCCGCTCGTCGCCGAGGCAAGCGAGACGTTCTGGAGCGCGATGTCGGGGGAGTCGGCGGGACGGCTGAGTACATTCGCCATGTCCACGAGCCAAGCTCCGCACCACCCTCCGAGCCGCGTGCCGACCGCGCGCAACGCCTGGGGAATGGGCGTCGCATGGTATTCGACTTCGCTCTGAAGCTCGATGAGCGCCTGGAGCAACTGCCTGAGCGCCTTCGGCCGATCCCGGTAGCCCTGAGCCACGCGAAATCCGATGAGCGTAGAGGCGAATAGCACCAACAAAGCGCCCACCAGCTTCATCTTTCCGCGGCGCCCCCGCGGCGAAGCGGTCGCCCCTCCGCATCCAGGACCGCCTCGACGCTGCCCGGTCCATGACGGCGGCTCAACACGATGTACCGATCGAAGGCGCGCGCGGAGAACAATCTTTCCATCCACGGCCTGCGGCGCCACGCGTCGAGCGAAGCGGCGTGCGCGGTCGCCACCACCGCGACGCCTGCAAGCGACGCCTCCATCACCGCCTCCGCATCCTCCATTCGGCCGATTTCGTCCGTGACCACGACGTGCGGAGACAGGCTCCGAATCGCCATCATCATGCCCTCCGCTTTCGGACACCCGTCGAGGACGTCCGCGCGGGGGCCGAGATCGAATTGCGGGATGCCGTCAACGCTGCCCGCAATCTCCGAGCGCTCGTCGATGACGGCGACCTTCAAGCCGGGATTGTCAGGCGCGAAGTCGCCGTAGCTGAGCCGGCGCGCCACATCGCGTACGAGCGTCGTCTTGCCGCACTGCGGCGGCGATACGATGAGCGACGACAGTGGACGGCGTGAGACGCGATCGTACAAGAAAGGCAGTACGGACGCCGCCGCGCCCGGGTGATCGCGCGAAATGCGAACGTTGAGCGAGGTGACGTGGCGAAAGGCGCGCACATGCCCCGCTTCCACCACGGCGCGGCCCGCAATGCCCACCCGGTGTCCGCCCGGCAAGGTGACGTATCCGTGCCGCATGTCTTCCTCCACGGCGTAACGAGAAAACTGCGTCAGGCGCTGCACAACCTGCGCCAATTCGTCGGCGGAAACGCGCACACCGCGATGCGGTGACTGCGTGAGTTCGCCATCTTCCGCCAAAAAGGCGGGGCGCTGACGCAGGCACAGTTCGAGCGGCTGCCCGGCGCGCAGACGAATCTCCTCAAGTTCATCGAGCAAGTCGTCCCTCAAGCTTTGGAGCGACCGCGCCGACTCGCCGGGCAACACGGCGAGCACTTGCTCCAGGACCGATCTCGGATTCGAATGCGCCGCCGACACACCGGCCACCCCCTGCCCTAGTCCATGTATATGGACGGGCGTGCGCCTGTATGCGAATGGCCGGTTCGTCGGAACCCCGCGTGAAGGGATTGCATTGAATGAGGAGAAGAGCGAGGAGGGTCGATGGTGGATCTGTCTCTAATCGTCCGATGGATCGTCGTCTTCCTGGTGATCTTTCTACTTTTGATGGTGCTCGTATTCAGCCTCATGCGAAAGAAGGCATGAAAAGGCCCGTGCGGGAGGCGAATCCCACCTGCCGCACGGGCTTTTTCACCGCGCCCTTTGACTCACGCGCGCGACACGTATTCGCCGGAACGCGTGTCGATCACGACTTTGTCGCCCACGTTGATAAAGAACGGCACCTGCAGCGTGTACCCGGTCTCCACGGTCGCGGACTTGCTGCCGCCCGT
This window harbors:
- a CDS encoding stage III sporulation protein AF; its protein translation is MSGLGEWLRQVVAIAFMGGIAEMMLPSGRLVRYVRMVVGVALLVALLSPILPALRGGWADSAANRASDMLFGNTATTAPAQAESRAAQDYAQALHQAEDQDAATYLAEWAEASLPEPVRSEVVKVTVEHPTSTDQMEVTVWIRPTGLADATEIRQIIASQLDIGLNQVAVVDEGDAPR
- a CDS encoding Asp23/Gls24 family envelope stress response protein, whose translation is MARGVKVQYDEAARSCTIDVWVQLRFGVSIPEVGYQIQEHVKSSVESMTGLRVNAVHVHVVGVAFQTELERAQDADQIGAALPREERSTGGIG
- the accC gene encoding acetyl-CoA carboxylase biotin carboxylase subunit, which translates into the protein MFKRVLVANRGEIAVRVIRACRELGIETVAIYSTADRDALHVRMADEAYCIGPAPAKMSYLNIPSVMSVATLCGVDAVHPGYGFLSENSDFAEACEACGITFIGPSPRAIELMGDKSTAKMTMRRAGVPTVPGSEGLVESLDEALAIANAIGYPLIIKATAGGGGRGIRVVRDEPELRKAYDQARREAEASFGNPGIYIEKYIERMRHVEIQILADRHGNVIHLGERDCSVQRRLQKLVEESPCPVMTEEKRQEMGEPAAVRAAQAVDYVGAGTVEXIYTPDGDFYFMEMNTRIQVEHPVTEWVTGVDLVREMILVAAGEPLSVKQEDIVLRGHAIECRINAEDPYRQFAPSPGTIRSYLAPSGPGVRVDSACYPGYTIPPYYDSMVAKLIVWAPTRDQAIARMLSALSEYEIEGIQTTIPFHMALLQNERFRKGDVSTRFLEENPIL
- a CDS encoding SpoIIIAH-like family protein, with protein sequence MVKRQTVWLSTMMVLSLMLIGYYTMNNQTSTTSTNPSNATTPTVTTSPTNATQVSNQTQTTTGSSVSSADNWYNALQASVNNEISQRISNDQAIIANNNASQAQIAEAQKQLGEEEALYNSLQQATQAVIAEGYKNAVIAPDKNQTTFTVYVETNHLSKADAVKIMNIVSQQLDTSIFNISVKPHA
- the amaP gene encoding alkaline shock response membrane anchor protein AmaP → MNFGDRFLLFLLSLVGLVLGVLLALLGAGVISVTWAASEVTVQPWNVVCLVVGVVGALLSIRFLFYRSRRRGAGGPTESVLLAGDHGQIRISYETLRQLANRRGSQLKGAESFDSRVRQGHEGILIACRMQVLPDIDIAALSREAQAAVKEYVERTAGVKVERVIVHVTEIAPNGHVGKAWSGA
- the accB gene encoding acetyl-CoA carboxylase biotin carboxyl carrier protein, with translation MLTMQEIRELIRLLDDSTLTELELEFEDGKVRLAKRAEMVSYTVPQVTMPAAQAAPAPSAAQPSGSAAPAAEDPALHVITSPMVGTFYRAPAPDAPPFVDVGSQVGPKTVVCIIEAMKLMNEIEAEVSGEIVEILAENGQLVEYGQPLFKVRRT
- a CDS encoding Asp23/Gls24 family envelope stress response protein, yielding MADMEYELTERGSVHISDEVVQIIAGVATNEVDGVIGTSGSLAVGITESITGRKIWREASRFSMTRRRARAPSTSGCNSGSA
- a CDS encoding DUF2273 domain-containing protein encodes the protein MNGLERAWFWFRSRPRRYHGVAAGILFWILWMIFGFWRVLLLFVLAAVGYAGGRVWEENQSWRRILERLLTDR